The Temnothorax longispinosus isolate EJ_2023e chromosome 4, Tlon_JGU_v1, whole genome shotgun sequence genome has a window encoding:
- the LOC139811665 gene encoding putative gustatory receptor 28b produces MIDSIEKALSPISLAASFLGFGILRYPLNHQSRYRLSIFYILTVWSVYALISIIITICEHEKYWQHIRKLDLVDDTLEELGIPKEYRKMRNLTRKALITWFLMICATWTLDSLVCIGILHDTRTIFIPFVTTYTVYVNSITDITFILLLRHIGDRLDKINDHIINQLSETEDCGLRCKWKKFLVVNGHYVRNAKNRKHILWTVIHLHLELCRTARNINNFFGIQMTLQMISSFVTLNGMFYFEYYIILHLKEIAKNNMAFNILLSDTMWFSILFVKLISLNHICESVSAKAQRTKNIIHKLTNLIYFAEVREEIYQFVLQISLRPLKFTGWGLFYFGYDFIRKFFVWTLTTIIFMAQINFIPVWIEIKKDNRTYYSK; encoded by the exons ATGATCGACTCTATAGAAAAGGCGCTAAGTCCTATTTCCTTAGCCGCCTCTTTTTTAGGTTTCGGAATTCTTAGATATCCTTTAAACCATCAGTCTAGATATCGCTTGagtattttctatatattaactGTGTGGAGTGTTTATGCTT TAATATCCATAATTATCACCATTTGTGAACACGAG AAATATTGGCAGCATATAAGGAAGTTAGATCTTGTGGATGATACATTGGAAGAACTCGGTATACCCAAAGAATACcgtaaaatgagaaatttaacaAGAAAAGCGTTAATTACTTGGTTTTTAATGATCTGCGCAACATGGACCTTGGATTCTTTAGTGTGTATAGGAATACTCCATGATACAAGAACCATATTTATCCCTTTTGTTACGACATATACCGTATACGTAAACAGTATCACGgatataacatttattcttCTTCTAAG aCATATCGGTGACAggttagataaaataaacgaccatattattaatcaactATCAGAAACAGAAGACTGTGGACTAAGATGCAAgtggaaaaaatttcttgtCGTTAATGGCCACTACGTTCGAAACGCTAAGAATCGCAAACACATATTATGGACCGTAAT acATCTCCATTTGGAACTTTGCCGAACAGCtcgcaatataaataatttcttcggAATACAAATGACTTTGCAAATGATATCCTCTTTTGTTACCTTAAATggaatgttttattttgaatattacataatattgcaCCTGAAAGAAATAGCCAAAAATAATATGGCATTCAACATACTTCTTTCTGATACAATGTGGTTTTCCATACTTTTTGTGAAACTTATATCACTGAATCACATTTGCGAAAGCGTTAGCGCTAAG gCACAAAGAACCAAGAacattattcataaattaacaaatcttatttattttgctgAAGTTCGCGAAGAG ATTTACCAatttgttttacaaatatcATTACGGCCATTGAAGTTTACCGGATGGGGGCTATTTTATTTTGGCTATGACTTTATTCGCAAG TTCTTCGTCTGGACTCTCAccactattatttttatggcgcaaataaattttattcctgTATGGAtcgaaataaagaaagataatagAACATATTACAGCAAGTAG